The genomic interval TTCGATTTGGTCGAAGTAGCCGAGGGCCGGTGTCAATTGCGCCAGGCGCTGATCAAGGACAAGCGCTTCGAATCGCTGGCGATTCTGCCGGCAGCGCAGACGCGCGACAAAGACGCGATCACCGAGACCCAGTTCGAGGCGATCATCGCCCAGGCCGCAGAGGGTGCCGATTACGTGCTGATCGACTGTCCGGCCGGCATCGAGGGCGGGTTTCGCAATGCGGTCGCCGGCGCGAAGGAGGCGATCGTGGTCACGACACCGGAGGTCGGCGCGATTCGCGACGCCGATCGCGTGGTCGGAAAGTTGAACGACCGAGCGCTGCCGATCCGCTTGATCGTCAATCGTCTGCGTCCCGAGATGGTGCGCACCGGCGATATGCTCTCGGTCGAGGACGTGTGCGAGATTCTC from Candidatus Baltobacteraceae bacterium carries:
- the minD gene encoding septum site-determining protein MinD, yielding MAGRRIVVTSGKGGVGKTTTTANLGAALAKRGMRVVLVDADIGLRNLDLVLGLEKRIVFDLVEVAEGRCQLRQALIKDKRFESLAILPAAQTRDKDAITETQFEAIIAQAAEGADYVLIDCPAGIEGGFRNAVAGAKEAIVVTTPEVGAIRDADRVVGKLNDRALPIRLIVNRLRPEMVRTGDMLSVEDVCEILAIELLGIVPDDAEIIDTTNRGEPVVLEPAARLGVIYEKIARRLEGEVVPFTSFDSQGFFGKLFGALKAG